GTCCTCAAGGAACTGCCGCTGACCCTGCTGCTGGCCCCCACCGGCTTCGACACCCTGGCCCGCAACGTCTGGACGTACACCGAGGAAGCGCAGTACGCGGCGGCGGCCCCCTACGCGCTGGTGCTGGCCCTGAGCGGGGCGCTGCTCACCGTGCTGATCCTGAGGAGAGAGAGGACATGACCCACGCCCCTTCCGGCTTCCGTGCCCGGCTGACCCGCCGGGGAGCGGGCGCGACCCTGACGCCCCCGGCTCCTGCCGCTGCTGCCGCGACCCTGGCCGACCCCGCCGCGCCGCTGCTGGAGATCGCGGCCCTGACCAAAAGTTACGCGCCGGGCCTGCCCCCCGTGCTGGAGGCGCTGGACCTGCGGGTGGTGCCCGGCGAGCTGATCACGCTGCTGGGGCCATCGGGCTGCGGCAAGACGACCACCCTGCGGCTGATCGCGGGGCTGGAGACGCCCGACAGCGGCAGCATCCGCATCGCGGGCCGCGAGATGACCGCCCCGCCCGTGCCCCCGGAGCGGCGCGGCGTCGGCCTGGTGTTTCAGGACTACGCCCTCTTCCCGCACCTCACCGTATTGGGGAATGTGCTGTTCGGCCTGTCCGGGTTGCCCCGTGCCGAGCGGTTGGCCCGCGCCCGTGAGACGCTCGCGCTCGTCGGCCTGACCGTCTTCGAGGGCCGCTACCCGCATCAACTCTCGGGCGGGCAGCAGCAGCGGGTGGCGCTGGCCCGTGCGCTGGCGCCCCGGCCCGCGCTGCTGCTGCTGGACGAGCCCTTCTCCAACCTCGACGCCCAACTGCGCCACTCCACCCGGCAGGAGGTCCGCGCCATCCTGCGCCAGAGCGGGACCACCGCCATCCTGGTGACCCACGACCAGGAGGAAGCGCTGGCCTTTTCCGACCGCCTCGTCGTGATGCGGGCGGGCAAGGTGGAACAGATCGGCCCCCCGCACGAGGTCTATGCCCACCCGCGCACCGCGTTTGTCGCCAACTTCCTGGGGCGCAGCAACCTGCTGTCGGGTACTGCCAACGGCCATCTGGCCCGCACCGCCCTGGGCGACCTGCCGCTGGAGGAATCCGCGCAGGGAGCGGTCCTCGTGAGCGTGCGCCCGGAGCATCTGGCCTTCGCGCGGCCCGGCGAGGACGGCACCCCGGTTACCATCGTGGCCCGCGAGTACAAGGGGCATGACGTGACCTACGCAGTGCGGCTGGGCGGCCAGGAATTGCTCGTCCACACCTCGGGCCAGGAGGTCTGGCCGGAGGGCGAGGAAGTCCGCGTGCGCGTGACCTGTCCGGCGCGGGCGGTGCAGTAGCCCCCGAGGAAGAGCGGCGTCCCCACTGTAGGCAAACGTACCAGCCCCCTGTCATTCCTGAGTCCATACTCAGTTACATGGCCCGGCCCCGGAGTGTCTCGGACGAACAGATTGTGGAAGCGGCCCGCGCCGTTTTTCTGGAGCGCGGCGTGGGGGCGACCACCGCCGAAATCGCGCGGCGGGCGGGCGTCGCGGAAGGCACGCTCTTTACCCGCTACGCGACCAAGGCCGACCTGTTCGAGGCGGCGGTGGGCCTGCGCGACGTGGCCCCCTGGCGCGACGGCCTGCCGGGCCGGGTGGGGACGGGCGAGGTGCGCGGGCATCTGGAACACGTCGCCCGGCGCGTGCTGGAGGACGCGGCGCGGGTGGTGCCCCGCCTCACGCTGATGCTCTCGC
This genomic interval from Deinococcus sp. HSC-46F16 contains the following:
- a CDS encoding ABC transporter ATP-binding protein, with protein sequence MTHAPSGFRARLTRRGAGATLTPPAPAAAAATLADPAAPLLEIAALTKSYAPGLPPVLEALDLRVVPGELITLLGPSGCGKTTTLRLIAGLETPDSGSIRIAGREMTAPPVPPERRGVGLVFQDYALFPHLTVLGNVLFGLSGLPRAERLARARETLALVGLTVFEGRYPHQLSGGQQQRVALARALAPRPALLLLDEPFSNLDAQLRHSTRQEVRAILRQSGTTAILVTHDQEEALAFSDRLVVMRAGKVEQIGPPHEVYAHPRTAFVANFLGRSNLLSGTANGHLARTALGDLPLEESAQGAVLVSVRPEHLAFARPGEDGTPVTIVAREYKGHDVTYAVRLGGQELLVHTSGQEVWPEGEEVRVRVTCPARAVQ
- a CDS encoding TetR/AcrR family transcriptional regulator; the encoded protein is MARPRSVSDEQIVEAARAVFLERGVGATTAEIARRAGVAEGTLFTRYATKADLFEAAVGLRDVAPWRDGLPGRVGTGEVRGHLEHVARRVLEDAARVVPRLTLMLSQGHAPDHNPLLRRIGDPLRRDLEALAAYLRAEMGLGRVRPQDPEIAALALLGALTQHVHRELLAGAEGEDAPPCPAPHFTPADPDRFVSALLDLLWPGLAP